One Acidimicrobiales bacterium DNA segment encodes these proteins:
- a CDS encoding alpha/beta fold hydrolase codes for MTEITREATSRTLSTENGDLHYHEYGEGPPFVMLHGSGPGVSAWANFADNLEAFGRHFRCLALDMPGFGVSHATGNVMMDAPAAVIAFLDGLGIDRAAVLGNSMGGGISARVAAAHPDRVTRLVTIGGVGVPFFSALPSEGITRLVEFVENPTRDNLVAWMRSMVYDQAILTDDFVEMRWQAAMEPAAMEGIRQIYSREMLDILRTMMLDNTAMFGMLRQIQAPTLITWGRDDRVTPLDGAIAPMRLIRNCELHVFHDCGHWTMLERRAEFESTVLAFLSRDFD; via the coding sequence ATGACCGAGATCACCCGCGAGGCCACGAGCCGCACGCTGTCCACCGAGAACGGCGACCTCCACTACCACGAGTACGGCGAAGGTCCGCCGTTCGTGATGCTGCACGGGTCGGGCCCCGGGGTCAGCGCGTGGGCCAACTTCGCCGACAACCTCGAAGCGTTCGGGCGTCACTTCCGTTGCCTTGCGCTCGACATGCCGGGCTTCGGCGTCAGCCATGCCACCGGCAACGTGATGATGGACGCGCCCGCTGCGGTCATCGCGTTCCTCGACGGACTCGGCATCGACCGCGCTGCGGTCCTCGGCAATTCCATGGGCGGCGGCATCTCGGCGCGGGTGGCGGCCGCGCATCCCGACCGGGTGACCCGCCTGGTCACCATCGGCGGCGTCGGCGTGCCGTTCTTCAGCGCCCTGCCGTCGGAGGGCATCACCCGGCTGGTCGAGTTCGTCGAGAACCCGACCCGCGACAATCTCGTGGCGTGGATGCGATCGATGGTCTACGACCAGGCGATCCTGACCGACGACTTCGTCGAGATGCGCTGGCAGGCGGCGATGGAACCGGCGGCGATGGAGGGCATTCGTCAGATCTACAGCCGCGAGATGCTCGACATCCTCCGCACGATGATGCTCGACAACACCGCGATGTTCGGCATGCTCCGCCAGATCCAGGCGCCCACGCTGATCACCTGGGGACGTGACGATCGGGTGACCCCGCTCGACGGGGCGATCGCACCGATGCGGCTGATCCGCAACTGCGAACTCCACGTGTTCCACGACTGTGGTCACTGGACCATGCTCGAGCGCAGGGCCGAGTTCGAGAGCACCGTGCTCGCCTTCCTGTCGCGCGATTTCGACTGA